The stretch of DNA GTTGTAAGCGGCTTGGCTTGGTTTCCATCAGGTAGTATTTTCAGTATCTTCGCCCCAAATTTGGGACTTTCCCCTAGTTTCTCCACCACAAGCAGCCGTAGATGAAGTTTCTCGTTTGCATCAGCAACGTGCCCGACACGACCACTAAAATTGCCTTCACGCCCGATAATAAGGAGTTCAACAAGGCCGGCGTGCAATTCGTTATTAATCCCTGGGATGAGTATGCCCTCACTCGCGCCATTGAGCTAAAGGAAGCTCAAGGCGGCGGTACTGTTACGGTGCTGAACGTAGGTGAGGCCGATACCGAACCAAATATTCGCAAAGCGTTGGCCATTGGCGCCGACGACGCTATCCGCGTGAATGCTTTCCCTAAAGATGCTTTTTTCGTAGCGCAGCAGATTGCCAGCATCGCCAAAGATGGCGGCTATGACGTGATTCTGATGGGCAAGGAAAGCATTGATTATAATGGCTTCCAGGTACACGGCATGGTTGGCGAGCTGCTCGGTATCCCGACGGTTGCTCCCGCCATGAAGCTCGATATGAGCGGCAACACGGCCACGCTGGAGCGTGAGATTGAAGGCGGCAAAGAAATCGTGGAAGTGAATACGCCTTTCGTGGCTTCCTGCCAGCAGCCTATGTGCGAGCCCCGCATTCCCAACATGCGCGGCATCATGACGGCCCGCACCAAGCCCCTGAAAGTAGTAGAGCCCGTGGGCGATGCTCCTCGCACCGAAGTAGCCGCATACGCGTTGCCTCCCAAGAAGGAAGGCGTGAAGCTCATCCCCGCTGAAAATGCCGGCGAGCTGATTAAGCTCCTGCGCAACGAAGCGAAAGTAATCTAACTCAGAACTGAGATTCTGGAACTTAGAGCCTAGTCTGAAGTCCACCGTTCACTGGTGGCGCTCAGAGGCCATGGAAACGCTCCATCTAAGTTCTTAGCTCTGTACTCTAACCTCTCAGAAAATGTCTGTACTAGTTGTTGTTGAATGTGACGGCGGTGAGGTAAAGAAATCCTCATTGGAAGTGGCCTCTTATGGTAGCCAGGTAGCACAGCTGCTCGGCACCACCGCCACGGCCATTGCCGTAGGTGAAGCCACCGAAGCCAACCTGGCCCAGTTGGGCGAGCAAGGCATCACGAAGGTGCTGTATGACGCGGAGCCCCGCCTCAAGGACTTCGTGAACGGTGCCTATACCAAGCTGATTGCTGCCGCCGCGCAGCAGGAAGACTCTAAAGTTATTGTACTGGCTAACTCCAACATTGGCGCTGCCGTAGGCTCGCGCCTGTCAGTGCGGTTGCAGGCCAGCTTGGCTACCAACGTAGTAGAGCTGCCTAAGAACGACGGCGGCCAGTTTACGGTGAAGCGCGGCGCCTTCTCGGGCAAAGCTTTTGCTGATGTGGTGCTGAGCGGCGACCGGAAGATTCTGGCCGTGAAGAAGAACTCCATTGAGGCCCTGCACGAGGCTGGCAAAACCGCCCAGGTTGAGTCGTTCTCGGCTCAGCTCACGGATGCCGACTTTGCTGATGCGCCTAAGCAGGTAGTTATGCAGGAGCAGACCGGCGGCGTACTACTGCCCGAAGCCGACAAAGTAGTGTCTGGTGGCCGTGGTATGAAAGGCCCCGAAAACTGGAACCTCATTGAGGATCTGGCAAAGGCCCTGGGGGCCGCTACGGCTTGCTCCAAACCCGTTTCAGACGTTGACTGGCGCCCTCACCACGAGCACGTAGGCCAGACCGGCATTACCGTGTCGCCGAACCTATATATTGCCTGCGGTATCTCGGGGGCTATTCAGCACTTGGCCGGCGTAAACTCGTCGAAGGTTATCGTGGTAATCAACAAAGATCCGGAGGCCCCTTTCTTCAAAGCTGCTGATTACGGCATCGTAGGCGACGTTTTTGACGTATTGCCCAAACTAACCCAGGCCGTCAAGGAACTGGGCTAGGCCACTCTGATACCTCGAAATGGCTATTACTTCTCGAAAAACTCGCTTTTTCGTCAATTGCTTAGCACTTTCGTATAGTCAGTACGGCAAGGTCTAATACTTCAGAAATCAGTACGTTCCCTGGTGAAAAAAATTCAGCTCGAAATTCTGGGCCTCTCGTCCAGCCAGTCGCAGTCTGGCTCATTCGCCCTTATTTTGGGCGAGAAGACCGGCAACCGGCGCTTGCCGATTATAATCGGCATGTTTGAGGCGCAGAGTATCGCCATTCAGATAGAGAAAATCAACCCGAACCGGCCGCTCACGCATGACCTGTTCAAGTCCTTTGCTGAGCAGGTGCACGTGGTAGTGCTGGAGGTTCTGATTTCCGACCTCAAAGAAGGCGTGTTCTACTCGAAGATTGTGTGCTCCGATGGGGCTACAACGTTTGAGTTGGATTCGCGCCCTTCCGACGCCATTGCCATCGGCCTCCGCTTTGGGGTGCCCATCTTCACGGTGGAAAGCGTGCTTAGCGAAGCCGGTATCATCCTGTCAGACCTCGACGAAAACGCCGATGAGGACACCGACGATGAGGATGATGACGATGACGACACGCCCGGCGGTGACCCCGCCACGCCTCAAGTGGAGCAGCGTGAGCCCAGTGGGCAGGTATCCTTGGATGAGCTGACCAAAATGCTGGCTCAGGCCCTTGAAAAGGAGGACTACGAAAAAGCCGCTAAAATCCGCGACGAGCTAAACAAACGTAACGGGTAAGGCACTTGGCCTAGCAAAAGAAACGGCTTCTCTGGTTCAGGGAAGCCGTTTCTTTTGCTAGGCCAGTATGGCGTAGACTATGCTGCCGGCTTGTTGTTACTTTGCTGCTTACTCACCCATTTCCCTCGTTTTATGGAGACACCTGCTGCTCCCGACCTGCGCTTTCCTATTGGCTACCCCGTTTTACCAGACGAGACGTTGGATAGGGAAGCTCGCACCGCCTACATTGCCCAGATAGCCCTGCTTCCAGACCAAGTACGAGCGGCGGTAACGGGCCTTACTCCGGTCCAACTGGACACGCCTTACCGGCCCGGCGGCTGGACGGTGCGCCAGGTTATTCATCACCTGCCCGATTCTCACATGAACAGCTACGTCCGCTTCAAGCTGGCGCTAACGGAAGAGGTACCCACTATAAGCCCCTATGAGGAGCAATTGTGGGCTGAGCTGCCCGATAGCCAGGCTACGCCCGTAGCCGTATCGCTGGCGCTGCTGGAGGCCCTTCACATTCGCTGGACCTTTCTGTTGCGTAACCTCACCGACTCGCAGTGGCAGCGCACATTTTACCACCCCGGCAGCAAGCGCACATTTACCCTCGACCAGGCGCTGGTGCTGTACGCCTGGCATGGCCGACACCATTTGGCGCATATCGGGAACCTGGTATACCGGGAGGGGTGGCGCCGTTGATCAAAGTAATTGCCTCAGTTTTAAAGCGGAAGACGTTGTTGAATTCAATACCTGCGCTCAGCAACTATTCTACTAATACTTACTCATCTAGTAATACCTACTCAGCCCAAAGGCCAAGGCCGGTTCAGGTACCTGAACCGGCCTTGGCCTTTGGGCTGAGTAGGTATTACTAGATGTTGATGGCTTCGTCGGTGGTGGCGGCAGCTAGGCCACCCTGAATTTCGTCGTCTACTTTCTTGGCGGCCCGTACGAGGCTGCTGCTGAAGATAAATTCTTTGAGTTCTGGTACCTGGGCGTTTAGAATTTCGTCCTTGTTGCCATCCCAGAGCTTCTGGCCTTTGTAGAGGAAGATAATATGGTCACCGATTTCCACTACCGAGTTCATATCGTGGGTTACTACTACCGTTGTAATGCCGTACTCGTGTGTGATTTCGTGAATCAGCTCGTCAATCTTGATACTCGTGAGTGGGTCGAGGCCCGAGTTAGGTTCGTCGCAGAAAAGGTAGGTACAATTGGGCGCAATGGCCCGGGCAATACCAACCCGTTTCTTCATACCCCCCGAAATTTCGGAAGGCATTTTAGTACCGGCATTTTCCAGACCTACGCGCTTGAGGCAAAATTCTACCCTGTCTTGGCGCTCTTCTCGGCTCATCTCGGTCATGAGCATCTTGAGGGGAAACTCTACGTTCTCGGCCACTGTCATGGAATCGAACAGCGCCGAGCCTTGGAACAGCATACCAATTTTGCGTCGGATTTCCTGCTTGATATCCACCTTGTTATTGGTAAACACGGTGCCATCAAAGGTGATGCTGCCAATATCGGGCTTCATGAGGCCTACAATGCACTGCAGCAATACCGACTTACCCGTGCCCGAGCCGCCCAGCAGCAGGTTGCACTTGCCCGTCTCGAAGGTGCAATTGATGCCTTTCAGCACCTGATTACCATCGAAGGATTTCTGGATATTATGAACTTCAATCATAGGGAAAAGCAGATAGTTGGAAGCGGAGAGTGAGCGTGCGGGTGCACCTCGGGCTTCTGAGGTTATAGCAACAAGGCGGCCAGTGCAAAGTCAGCTATCAGGATAGCAATAATGGAGTTATTAACGGCATCAGTACTGGCGGCGCCAACTTCCAGCGCGCCACCCTGAGTGAAATACCCCTTGAAGGCTGAAATTGCGGATACCAGGAAAGCAAAGACCACTGATTTAATCAGGGCGAAGACAATGTTGTAGGCGATAAAGTCAGTGCGAATGCCTTCTACATATTCCTGAGCAGAAATAGCGCCCGTAAGCGTGCCGGCCAGATAGCCACCAATAATAGACAGCGCCATGGCCAGAACAACCAGCAGCGGAAACATGAGCATTGCCGCAATAATGCGGGGTAGCACCAGGTAAGAGGCCGAGTTAATGCCCATTACTTCCAGAGCCGAAACCTGCTCCGTGATGCGCATGGTGCCTAGGCCACCTGCAATGCTGGAGCCCACCTTGCCGGCCAGTACAATGCTGGTAATAGTAGGAGCCAATTCCAGGATGGTCATTTCCCGTACCATATACCCAATAGTGCTCTTCGGGATGAGCGGGTTGGTTAGGTTATAGGCAATCTGAACGCAGGTTACGGCCCCGATAAAGGCTGAAACAATAGCTACAATGAAAATGGAGTTTACCCCAATAATGATGCACTCATCAATAGTGCGGTTCCAGAGAACCGCGAAACGCTCCTTTCGGGAGAGCATACTTTGAATGAAGAGCAGAAATTCGCCAAATGACTTGACCATAGAAGCGGCAGAGAAGGAGGAAAAGCGAGTACTTGCGGGCGGGTAAGCCTACGACTATTCTATAGAAGAGCTTGCCCGCTTCACTTACGTAAAAACAGTTTCAGCAATCAAAGGAATGCAAAAAAATATCGTGGTGATTACGGGAGGTACCAAAGGAATTGGGCGGGCGCTGGTACTCAGGTTTCTGCGCGCCGGTTATCCGGTAGCAACCTGTGCCCGCTCAGCCCAAGACCTACAGGAGCTACAGACAACGGTAGTGGCTGAACTGCCGGCTGCCCAACTGCACACGCACGCCGCCGACTTAAGCCAGCAGAATGAAACCCGCCGCTTCACTGACTTTTTGAGTGGCCTGGGCCAGGTAGAAGTGCTTATCAACAATACTGGCTCCTTCATTCCGGGCCGGCTGCAAGACGAGCCCCTCGATGGCTCGCAGCTGCGCCAAATGCTGGATGTGAACCTGCTCAGCGCCTACGACGTGACGCTGGCCCTGCTGCCCGGCCTTATCACGCGCCGCAATGGGCATATCTTCAATATCTGCTCCACGGCCAGCCTCACGGCGTACCCCAACGGGGGCTCCTATGGCATTGCCAAGTTTGCCTTGCTGGGCATGACCAAAAACCTGCGCGAGGAGCTAAAGCAGCACAATATACGGGTGACGGCCGTGCTGCCCGGCGCTACCCTCACGGCCAGCTGGGAAGGCACCGACCTACCCGCCGAACGATTTATAAAGGCCGAAGACGTGGCTGAAGCCATCTTCAGCACCTTTAGCCTCTCACCGCAGGCAGTAATTGAAGAACTGCTGATCCGCCCTCAACTGGGAGACTTGTAGGCCTGTAAGCTTTCAGTTGGGCGGAGGTCTTGTAGCAGATAGACTTCCGCCCAACGAAACGCTGTCAGTCAGTAGGAGGTAAAGACAAAACTTGAGTTAAAACTGGTGAGGTACATGGGAAGCAGTGCCTTACTCCCGCACCAGCTTGCCCTTACCCGTGATTTGCAACGTGGCGCTGCTGGCCGGGATACCGCTGTAAAATATGGTGCCCGTGCCCGCGTGGGTACCCACTAACGCCTGCGTAACGGTAAAATGGCCGTTGCCATTGGTGGAGCTATTACCGCGCAGGTAGATTCGGCTGGTAGGTAGGTCAGTGGCGTAGGTGCTGCCATTGCCGCCAATGGTGAGGTGCAACTCCTGCGTACGGCCCTCCAGGTAAATGTCGCCCAACTCGTACTGGTCCATGTTCAGATACTGGCTCTGCAGGTTGAGGCGAAAGTCGCCGGAGCCGATGAGGTGGGCAAAAAGCGTATCGGCCCGGAACGTGCCCTCGGTCTGTATATCGGACTGCCCGCGCAGAAATACGTCGTGAATACGGGGCGTGTGCAAGGTTACCTCGCGGGGCGTGTTGTAGCGGCGTACCCAGTTACAGCGGCTGGTGTTGCGGATAATCATCTGATTGCCAGTTACTTCCAGCCGGATATCCTCCTGCAGGTTTTTGCCCGCCCTCACCTCGGCATAAGTCTCGCTATCCTGCACCAGGGTAACGGTAATGTTGTCGTAGGTAGTGAGTACGCGGAAGGGGGATAGGGCGCGCCGCTCCGTGGTAATATTGCCGGTGCTGGTGAAACAGCCTGCTTCGTTTTCTTTACTGCACGAGGTCAGAATCCCAAAAGCCGCTACTCCCAGCACAGTTACACGTAAAAGCCGGCGAGGGACGCTAACTTGCATCCCTATTTCAAACCACGACATATCCCGAAAACGATGGACCTAAGCGGCAAGGTAGCCATTATCACAGGCGTCAGCAAAGGAATTGGGCGGTCAACCGCCGAAGCACTGTTAGCTAAAGGGGCTATCGTGGCGGGTTGGGGCCGCACGGCGCCCGAAGGCTTGGAGCATGAGCGATTCCAATTCTTTGAGTGCGATGTACGCAATGAAATAGCCGTACAGGAGGCCTACACCAATACGCAACGTGAGCTAGGTCCGGAAATCCAGATACTGGTAAATAACGCCGGTATAGGCCACTTTGGCCCCGTGGACGGCTTTTCGTCGGATGACTGGCACGAAATGTTTGATACCAACGTGCACGGGGTGTTTTACTGCACCAAGGCGGTGTTGCCCCAGATGAAAAAGCAGCACCTCGGCCACATCATCAACGTGGCCTCTCTGGCCGGTACGGCCGGTACGGCTAACTTAGCTGGCTACTGCGCTACTAAATATGCCATTCGGGGCTTCTCTGACGCCTTGTTCAAGGAAGTGCGCCCCGATGGCGTGCGCGTGACCTGCGTAATGCCAGGCTCCGTAGAAACCAACTTCAACGGTGCTGAGCCCGGCCAGGAGCCCGACCCCCACAAGATGCAACCCGAAGACATTGCCGCCGCCATTGTGCATGCCCTAGAAGCGCCGCAAACGGTCATGATTTCTGAGCTGCAAATGCGACCTACGCAGCCTAAGTAGTGGTTGAGTGTTACTTGGTGGCTGTGGGTTCTCTGATTTCTTCTGACACCAAACCGGCAACAAGTAACAGCGTACCAACCAGCACCTGACAACTCAACAAATGGTAGAAGTTCAACAGTTGACGAAGACCTTTGGCGCACAAGCGGCCGTCAATAACATCAGCTTTACGGCGGGTAAGGGCGAGATAGTAGGCTTTTTGGGGCCGAACGGAGCCGGTAAGTCCACCACCATGAAGATTGCCACCGGTTACCTGCCACCTTCGGCGGGCACAGTGGTAGTAGATGGCTACGACGTGCAAACGGCCCCACTGGAGGTGCGTCGCCGCGTGGGCTATCTGCCAGAGCATAACCCGCTCTACCTAGATATGTATGTGCACGAGTACCTAGAGTTTATTGGCTCAGTGCACGGCCTGAAAGGCAGCCACCTGCGTCAGCGGGCCAGCCAAATGGTAGAGCGTGTAGGCCTGGGCCGTGAGCAAAACAAGCAAATCGGGGCACTATCCAAAGGTTACCGCCAGCGTGTAGGCCTGGCCCAGGCCCTCATCCACGACCCTGGCGTGCTCATCCTTGATGAGCCCACTACTGGCCTAGACCCTAACCAGATTGGGGAAATCCGGACGTTGATACGGGAGCTGGGTCAGGATAAGACGGTCATTTTCTCTACCCATATTCTGCCCGAGGTGGCGGCCCTGTGCAGCCGGGCCGTTATCATCAACCGCGGCCAACTGGTAGCCGACTCGCCCGTGTCGGAGCTGGGTGCCAAAGCCGTTGGCGAAACCATCATCCGGGCCGAGTTTGAGCAGCCAATTGATACCGCGCCGCTACTAGCGCTGCCGGGTATCAACCAGGTAGA from Hymenobacter taeanensis encodes:
- a CDS encoding bifunctional nuclease family protein, yielding MKKIQLEILGLSSSQSQSGSFALILGEKTGNRRLPIIIGMFEAQSIAIQIEKINPNRPLTHDLFKSFAEQVHVVVLEVLISDLKEGVFYSKIVCSDGATTFELDSRPSDAIAIGLRFGVPIFTVESVLSEAGIILSDLDENADEDTDDEDDDDDDTPGGDPATPQVEQREPSGQVSLDELTKMLAQALEKEDYEKAAKIRDELNKRNG
- a CDS encoding electron transfer flavoprotein subunit alpha/FixB family protein; the protein is MSVLVVVECDGGEVKKSSLEVASYGSQVAQLLGTTATAIAVGEATEANLAQLGEQGITKVLYDAEPRLKDFVNGAYTKLIAAAAQQEDSKVIVLANSNIGAAVGSRLSVRLQASLATNVVELPKNDGGQFTVKRGAFSGKAFADVVLSGDRKILAVKKNSIEALHEAGKTAQVESFSAQLTDADFADAPKQVVMQEQTGGVLLPEADKVVSGGRGMKGPENWNLIEDLAKALGAATACSKPVSDVDWRPHHEHVGQTGITVSPNLYIACGISGAIQHLAGVNSSKVIVVINKDPEAPFFKAADYGIVGDVFDVLPKLTQAVKELG
- the gldA gene encoding gliding motility-associated ABC transporter ATP-binding subunit GldA; translation: MVEVQQLTKTFGAQAAVNNISFTAGKGEIVGFLGPNGAGKSTTMKIATGYLPPSAGTVVVDGYDVQTAPLEVRRRVGYLPEHNPLYLDMYVHEYLEFIGSVHGLKGSHLRQRASQMVERVGLGREQNKQIGALSKGYRQRVGLAQALIHDPGVLILDEPTTGLDPNQIGEIRTLIRELGQDKTVIFSTHILPEVAALCSRAVIINRGQLVADSPVSELGAKAVGETIIRAEFEQPIDTAPLLALPGINQVEQESGNTYRIRAAAGSDQRGAISRLAAQHGWVLLGLRQEEQSLEQIFQTLTK
- a CDS encoding YfiT family bacillithiol transferase translates to METPAAPDLRFPIGYPVLPDETLDREARTAYIAQIALLPDQVRAAVTGLTPVQLDTPYRPGGWTVRQVIHHLPDSHMNSYVRFKLALTEEVPTISPYEEQLWAELPDSQATPVAVSLALLEALHIRWTFLLRNLTDSQWQRTFYHPGSKRTFTLDQALVLYAWHGRHHLAHIGNLVYREGWRR
- a CDS encoding MlaE family ABC transporter permease; the protein is MLSRKERFAVLWNRTIDECIIIGVNSIFIVAIVSAFIGAVTCVQIAYNLTNPLIPKSTIGYMVREMTILELAPTITSIVLAGKVGSSIAGGLGTMRITEQVSALEVMGINSASYLVLPRIIAAMLMFPLLVVLAMALSIIGGYLAGTLTGAISAQEYVEGIRTDFIAYNIVFALIKSVVFAFLVSAISAFKGYFTQGGALEVGAASTDAVNNSIIAILIADFALAALLL
- a CDS encoding electron transfer flavoprotein subunit beta/FixA family protein; the encoded protein is MKFLVCISNVPDTTTKIAFTPDNKEFNKAGVQFVINPWDEYALTRAIELKEAQGGGTVTVLNVGEADTEPNIRKALAIGADDAIRVNAFPKDAFFVAQQIASIAKDGGYDVILMGKESIDYNGFQVHGMVGELLGIPTVAPAMKLDMSGNTATLEREIEGGKEIVEVNTPFVASCQQPMCEPRIPNMRGIMTARTKPLKVVEPVGDAPRTEVAAYALPPKKEGVKLIPAENAGELIKLLRNEAKVI
- a CDS encoding GIN domain-containing protein produces the protein MSWFEIGMQVSVPRRLLRVTVLGVAAFGILTSCSKENEAGCFTSTGNITTERRALSPFRVLTTYDNITVTLVQDSETYAEVRAGKNLQEDIRLEVTGNQMIIRNTSRCNWVRRYNTPREVTLHTPRIHDVFLRGQSDIQTEGTFRADTLFAHLIGSGDFRLNLQSQYLNMDQYELGDIYLEGRTQELHLTIGGNGSTYATDLPTSRIYLRGNSSTNGNGHFTVTQALVGTHAGTGTIFYSGIPASSATLQITGKGKLVRE
- a CDS encoding SDR family oxidoreductase encodes the protein MDLSGKVAIITGVSKGIGRSTAEALLAKGAIVAGWGRTAPEGLEHERFQFFECDVRNEIAVQEAYTNTQRELGPEIQILVNNAGIGHFGPVDGFSSDDWHEMFDTNVHGVFYCTKAVLPQMKKQHLGHIINVASLAGTAGTANLAGYCATKYAIRGFSDALFKEVRPDGVRVTCVMPGSVETNFNGAEPGQEPDPHKMQPEDIAAAIVHALEAPQTVMISELQMRPTQPK
- a CDS encoding SDR family oxidoreductase, with the protein product MQKNIVVITGGTKGIGRALVLRFLRAGYPVATCARSAQDLQELQTTVVAELPAAQLHTHAADLSQQNETRRFTDFLSGLGQVEVLINNTGSFIPGRLQDEPLDGSQLRQMLDVNLLSAYDVTLALLPGLITRRNGHIFNICSTASLTAYPNGGSYGIAKFALLGMTKNLREELKQHNIRVTAVLPGATLTASWEGTDLPAERFIKAEDVAEAIFSTFSLSPQAVIEELLIRPQLGDL
- a CDS encoding ABC transporter ATP-binding protein encodes the protein MIEVHNIQKSFDGNQVLKGINCTFETGKCNLLLGGSGTGKSVLLQCIVGLMKPDIGSITFDGTVFTNNKVDIKQEIRRKIGMLFQGSALFDSMTVAENVEFPLKMLMTEMSREERQDRVEFCLKRVGLENAGTKMPSEISGGMKKRVGIARAIAPNCTYLFCDEPNSGLDPLTSIKIDELIHEITHEYGITTVVVTHDMNSVVEIGDHIIFLYKGQKLWDGNKDEILNAQVPELKEFIFSSSLVRAAKKVDDEIQGGLAAATTDEAINI